From a region of the Thermus caldilimi genome:
- the rimO gene encoding 30S ribosomal protein S12 methylthiotransferase RimO: MAKIGFVSLGCPKALVDSEQILSRLKALGYETSPTYEEAELVVVNTCGFITPAIEESLEAIGEALRENGKVVVTGCLGARPEVIRERYPNVLEVTGPGEVERVLEAVQEVLPAPRNPLLDLIPPQVKLTPRHYAYVKLSEGCDHRCSFCIIPKLRGGLRSREAGEVLAEAARLVATGTRELLLIAQDLSAYGVDLHHRESFWGDRLVRAELKELLSHMAELGAWIRLHYVYPYPHVRELLPLMAEGKVLPYLDVPLQHASERILRLMRRPGGYQSHLKTLKVWREVVPELAIRSTFIVGFPGETEEDFQILLDFLQEAELDRVGVFTYSPVEGAEANALPGHVPEEVKEERKARLMEVQAGISLRKNQGFVGKTLEVLVDELPEPGLAVGRSYRDSPGIDGVVYVETDGTARVGERIRVRITRADTYDLYGVQA, translated from the coding sequence ATGGCGAAGATCGGCTTTGTGAGCCTGGGCTGCCCCAAGGCCCTGGTGGATTCGGAACAGATCCTTTCCCGGCTGAAAGCCCTGGGTTACGAGACCAGTCCCACCTATGAGGAGGCGGAGCTGGTGGTGGTGAACACCTGCGGCTTCATCACCCCGGCCATAGAGGAGAGCCTCGAGGCCATCGGGGAGGCCTTGCGGGAAAACGGCAAGGTGGTGGTGACGGGATGCCTGGGGGCCAGGCCCGAGGTGATCCGGGAAAGGTACCCCAATGTGCTGGAAGTCACCGGCCCGGGGGAGGTAGAGCGGGTCTTGGAGGCGGTGCAGGAGGTGCTGCCCGCACCCCGCAACCCCCTTTTGGACCTCATCCCGCCCCAGGTGAAGCTCACCCCCCGGCACTACGCCTACGTGAAGCTTTCCGAGGGATGCGACCACCGCTGTAGCTTCTGCATCATCCCCAAGCTGAGGGGAGGCTTGCGCTCCCGCGAGGCCGGGGAGGTCCTGGCGGAGGCCGCCCGGCTGGTGGCCACGGGCACCCGGGAACTCCTCCTCATCGCCCAGGACCTCTCCGCTTACGGGGTAGACCTCCACCACCGGGAAAGCTTCTGGGGCGACCGCCTGGTGAGGGCGGAGCTTAAGGAACTTCTTTCCCATATGGCGGAGCTTGGAGCCTGGATACGGCTTCACTACGTCTACCCCTACCCCCACGTGCGGGAGCTTCTTCCCCTCATGGCCGAGGGCAAGGTGCTTCCCTATCTGGATGTGCCCTTGCAACACGCTTCCGAAAGAATCCTCCGTCTCATGCGCCGTCCTGGGGGGTACCAAAGCCACCTGAAGACCCTCAAGGTCTGGCGGGAGGTGGTCCCAGAGCTCGCCATCCGTTCCACCTTCATCGTGGGTTTCCCGGGGGAAACCGAAGAGGACTTCCAGATCCTCCTGGACTTTTTGCAGGAGGCAGAGCTGGACCGGGTGGGGGTCTTCACCTATTCCCCCGTGGAGGGGGCTGAGGCCAACGCCCTTCCGGGTCACGTCCCCGAGGAGGTCAAGGAGGAACGGAAGGCCAGGCTCATGGAGGTGCAGGCGGGGATCAGCCTGCGAAAGAACCAAGGCTTCGTGGGTAAGACCCTCGAGGTCCTGGTGGACGAGCTCCCGGAGCCCGGCTTGGCCGTGGGCCGGAGCTATCGGGATTCCCCGGGGATAGACGGGGTGGTCTACGTGGAGACCGACGGCACGGCCCGGGTGGGGGAGAGGATTCGGGTCCGGATAACCCGGGCGGATACCTACGACCTTTACGGGGTCCAGGCTTAG